From one Triticum urartu cultivar G1812 chromosome 3, Tu2.1, whole genome shotgun sequence genomic stretch:
- the LOC125549090 gene encoding disease resistance protein Pik-2-like, producing the protein MELAVGASDSAMRSLLGKLGSLLAQEYALISSVRSEIQYIKDELTSMHAFLRNLNYAAADDHDEQTKDWMEQVRDVAYDIEDCVDDFSHRLRGQPRGEGLLADIRRAWYAMTTVWERRSIATKIVDLKDRAQGVGERRTRYGVKDPGPDAAAKASTRATPSYHANDHPQPAPQLVSATEPVGMEEAIEQLGPWLTEGSNDHLKVLAIVGFGGLGKTTLALALQRKFGEKFESRASVQASQKLHRVSLLRSILKQVLPKIPDGVDEWGLKKLEEELKTHLEKKRYFILIDDVWSVSAWEEIWVSLPKNSNGSRIMLTTRFKSVAEASSSQQTGRTYPLERLSDDKSKDLFFEKIFGGNDPNPNEFRDTKYEILKKCGGLPLAIVAVAGLLARDRKSESHWMKVHTSLSSELEVNLTPEGVTQILNLCYNDLQADQKNCLLYLSIFPKGYSINRKRLVRRWIAEGFIIEKQGKTVEEVAEDYFNELISRNIIRPVDHNSNGKVKTYQVHDMILEYIVSKSSKENFITVLGGHWHTATPGNKVRRLSLHSSDPDSAKSEIENMNLSHVRSLTAFDSLERLQSFSFKFGILQVLDLEGCKGLTEIHLRKICKMFHLKYLSLRKTSIKKLPSAIGKLIYLETLDIRETNVEVLPDSVADLKQMAHLLGGNKSTRAALRFTDGIAKMTALQTLSGIGISQRSSRALGGMHNLTKLRKLSIYSIADFDKHNQKYGDLLSAIEYLSGCSLKYLAVDDGFTGFLDLVVSSSSPPKYIHTLELSGKLPKVPQWINELKKLEKLTLSLTSLRTHDLFVLAQLPLLFSLTFSVNAARQDHSVMKVFLRNTMDSRGNILIPSDGFHSLRLLRFSAPVLPLLSFLEGAMPKLQRLELRFKVLEGAYGVENLVSLQQVLLRVSQQASETTKVKVSDIRSSVRMHPNKPTVVVDEYY; encoded by the exons ATGGAGCTCGCCGTGGGCGCCTCGGACAGCGCCATGAGGTCCCTGCTGGGCAAGCTGGGCAGCCTGCTCGCGCAGGAGTACGCGCTCATCAGCAGCGTTCGCAGCGAGATCCAGTACATCAAGGACGAGCTCACCAGCATGCACGCCTTCCTCCGCAACCTCAACtacgccgccgccgacgaccacGACGAGCAGACCAAGGACTGGATGGAGCAGGTCCGCGACGTGGCCTACGACATTGAGGACTGCGTCGACGACTTCAGCCACCGCCTCCGCGGCCAGCCCCGCGGCGAGGGCCTCCTGGCCGACATCCGCCGCGCGTGGTACGCCATGACCACCGTCTGGGAGCGCCGGTCTATCGCGACCAAGATCGTTGACCTCAAGGACCGGGCGCAGGGCGTCGGCGAACGCCGCACGAGATACGGTGTCAAGGACCCGGGGCCAGATGCGGCGGCCAAGGCAAGCACCAGGGCTACGCCTTCTTACCACGCCAACGATCACCCACAGCCTGCTCCGCAGCTCGTCAGCGCGACGGAGCCGGTCGGGATGGAGGAGGCCATTGAGCAGCTTGGGCCATGGCTGACCGAGGGGTCAAACGACCACCTCAAGGTCCTGGCCATCGTCGGATTCGGTGGCCTCGGCAAGACCACGCTGGCCTTGGCGCTGCAGCGCAAGTTTGGGGAGAAGTTCGAGTCCCGGGCATCTGTGCAAGCGTCGCAGAAGCTGCACCGTGTATCGCTCTTGAGAAGCATTCTCAAGCAGGTCTTGCCGAAAATTCCTGATGGAGTTGATGAATGGGGCCTCAAGAAGCTAGAGGAGGAGCTTAAAACACACCTGGAGAAAAAGAG GTACTTCATCTTAATAGATGATGTGTGGTCTGTATCAGCATGGGAAGAAATTTGGGTATCATTACCGAAAAATAGTAATGGTAGCAGAATAATGCTAACTACAAGGTTCAAGTCTGTAGCCGAGGCTAGTAGCAGTCAACAAACAGGCCGTACATACCCTCTTGAACGGCTCTCTGATGACAAATCAAAGGACTTGTTCTTTGAAAAGATCTTTGGTGGTAATGATCCAAATCCCAATGAATTTAGAGATACCAAATATGAAATTTTGAAGAAATGTGGAGGCCTGCCTTTGGCAATAGTTGCAGTAGCAGGGCTTTTGGCGAGAGACCGCAAATCAGAGAGCCATTGGATGAAAGTGCACACCTCTCTAAGTTCAGAGTTGGAGGTGAATCTCACCCCTGAGGGAGTGACACAAATACTTAATCTCTGCTACAATGACTTACAAGCTGATCAGAAGAATTGTTTGTTGTACTTGAGCATATTTCCAAAGGGTTACAGCATTAACAGGAAGCGTTTGGTCAGGCGGTGGATAGCTGAAGGCTTCATTATTGAGAAACAAGGAAAAACTGTCGAAGAAGTTGCCGAAGACTACTTTAATGAGCTCATTAGTAGGAATATAATTCGGCCAGTTGACCACAATAGCAATGGAAAGGTTAAAACTTATCAAGTTCATGACATGATCCTTGAATACATTGTGTCAAAGTCAAGCAAAGAGAATTTCATCACAGTACTTGGGGGGCATTGGCACACAGCAACACCAGGCAACAAGGTTCGCCGGCTGTCCCTACATAGTAGTGATCCAGACAGTGCAAAATCTGAAATCGAGAACATGAACTTGTCACATGTCCGATCATTGACAGCATTTGACAGCTTGGAACGACTGCAATCTTTTTCATTCAAATTTGGAATACTGCAGGTGTTGGATCTTGAAGGTTGCAAGGGCTTGACTGAAATTCATCTGCGCAAAATATGCAAGATGTTTCATTTGAAGTACTTGAGCCTACGCAAGACAAGCATCAAAAAGCTCCCTTCAGCAATTGGGAAGTTGATATATCTGGAGACCTTGGATATAAGGGAAACAAATGTGGAAGTCTTGCCGGATTCAGTTGCAGATCTGAAGCAAATGGCCCATCTACTCGGCGGTAATAAATCCACGCGTGCTGCCTTGAGATTCACTGATGGGATTGCCAAGATGACAGCACTGCAAACACTATCAGGGATAGGGATAAGCCAGAGGTCATCGAGAGCCCTTGGAGGCATGCATAACCTCACCAAGTTGAGGAAGCTCAGCATCTACAGTATTGCAGACTTTGATAAACACAACCAGAAATATGGTGATTTACTGTCTGCCATTGAGTACTTAAGTGGTTGCTCTCTCAAGTATCTTGCAGTTGATGATGGTTTCACAGGCTTTCTTGATCTGGTGGTTTCCTCATCCAGTCCCCCAAAATACATCCACACGCTCGAGCTTTCTGGTAAACTGCCTAAAGTTCCTCAATGGATCAATGAGCTTAAAAAGCTTGAAAAACTGACCTTATCGTTGACTTCGCTGAGGACACATGACCTGTTTGTTCTTGCTCAACTGCCCCTGTTGTTTTCTCTCACATTCTCAGTCAACGCAGCGAGGCAGGATCACAGTGTCATGAAGGTTTTCCTGAGAAATACAATGGATTCAAGAGGAAACATTCTTATCCCGTCTGACGGATTCCATAGCCTTAGACTACTCCGTTTCTCAGCGCCGGTGCTGCCGCTGCTAAGCTTCCTCGAAGGCGCGATGCCGAAGCTCCAAAGGCTTGAGCTCCGGTTCAAGGTGTTGGAAGGTGCTTACGGAGTAGAAAACCTTGTGAGTCTCCAACAAGTGCTTCTTAGAGTCAGCCAGCAGGCTTCTGAAACTACCAAGGTCAAGGTGTCTGACATCAGAAGCTCCGTTCGCATGCATCCCAACAAGCCCACTGTGGTCGTGGATGAGTACTACTGA
- the LOC125545877 gene encoding disease resistance protein RGA5-like: MEASGSGGGGGGGGKLLLAPPPMPPLPPFTAESVLEYLEIQKEMKEALVLMEPLPPRISELLLKQGVGSVASDRDRRSLAYMEKELSTVVAALRQLTSRVLGPDHVAPRIKDRLAHLRELANWTWDLVDELAHGRTRYDTRLPDLNLTWIEQLLLVDAAGHDSSAPLSCDNYQLPQPDTDTTPHLVAMDGPRKKLLRWLMEDGEATKIISIIGPTGVGKTTLVVEVYSQVRQHFQCCATAKMSRQTSDAEALLRHIMSQIMDEAALCSNGYLLAHNIKTYLQDKRDLIIIDDIRKTTDLEIILEAFPQNECGSRVIITTPIRSIACLGCSHMDGLIHEVKPLDELESEKLFLANAFGADGLWPSEYSRQVSYEILRRCDGIPLFIIAMAGLMKQEQGEMVKRNAAYWLERVVELKHVEEALTLVYDNLPYELKLLTLYMSTFPWGYRIDKHRLISKWRAEGLIVLDMWRAFEEVAEECFTELLDRDIIRPLACKYNSEVETCSQVNYFMLQFLVSKSEQNFFLTTSHTVNSTAAAAAEGDMTQMIQRIFLHRPDQELPTLLGTIDLSHTRSLIVSGSVNRIPLDKFIHLAMLDLEGWENLEDVDLVQICSSNFFLLKYLSVRNTRVSKLPPQISELGYLETLDISHTQISEIPIEVWGLPKLWSLDLRGTQVRQLPRDVATCLRHLLVSGHKLDETIMEIPDDILYWNLLETLATIDIRNWSSWVFKYLADLRFLEVLAVTWSFHQCYDEEYQTALRSVIQRLGCLKSLTIQCEVGCSMEFLDSLSDMPNDLSDGPKDLQNLIITARFLTVPKWIQGLNHLAFLHITVCKLLPDDLKILGSLHKLECLVLGLDFLPQEAVVIERGAFHQLLRLSVSCRIAWLNFGEGAMLKLTDLDLNLSTGPVSEGSSPSGIGNLLSLEKVTLRYDPWYINSCSVKTTVDALRRQVAELQSTVKLVNNGVQEDVVAILDPVAGPTGIIRSETKGKAPRP, from the exons ATGGAGgcgagcggcagcggcggcggcggcggcggcggcggcaaatTGCTGCTGGCTCCCCCTCCTATGCCCCCACTTCCCCCCTTCACCGCAGAATCTGTTCTTGAATATTTGGAGATCCAGAAGGAGATGAAGGAAGCATTGGTGCTGATGGAGCCCCTTCCACCGAGGATTTCAGAGCTGCTGCTGAAGCAGGGTGTCGGGAGTGTCGCCTCTGACCGCGACAGGCGTAGCTTGGCCTACATGGAGAAGGAGCTAAGCACCGTCGTCGCGGCGCTGCGTCAGCTCACGTCCAGGGTGCTCGGGCCGGATCACGTTGCCCCCCGCATCAAGGACCGGCTGGCTCACCTGAGAGAACTCGCAAATTGGACATGGGACCTTGTCGACGAATTGGCACACGGTCGAACCAGATATGATACCCGGCTCCCAGATCTGAATCTGACCTGGATTGAACAGCTTCTGCTAGTCGATGCTGCTGGCCATGACTCCTCGGCGCCGTTGTCTTGCGACAACTACCAGCTGCCGCAGCCCGACACCGATACCACGCCACATCTCGTCGCCATGGATGGGCCGAGAAAGAAGCTGCTCAGGTGGCTCATGGAGGACGGGGAGGCTACCAAAATCATCTCCATTATTGGACCCACCGGGGTCGGCAAGACTACGCTGGTTGTGGAAGTTTACAGCCAGGTTAGGCAGCACTTCCAGTGCTGCGCCACTGCTAAGATGTCCCGACAGACATCCGATGCTGAGGCGCTTCTGAGGCATATCATGTCACAAATCATGGACGAAGCAGCATTGTGCAGCAATGGCTACCTGTTGGCACACAACATTAAGACATACCTCCAAGACAAGAG GGACCTCATTATAATTGACGACATAAGGAAAACAACTGATCTGGAAATCATCCTTGAAGCTTTTCCACAGAATGAATGCGGCAGTAGAGTGATAATAACAACACCCATTAGAAGCATAGCATGCTTGGGTTGCTCCCATATGGATGGGCTCATTCACGAGGTTAAGCCTCTTGATGAGCTAGAATCTGAAAAATTGTTTTTGGCAAATGCTTTTGGTGCTGATGGCCTCTGGCCATCTGAATATTCGAGACAAGTTTCATATGAAATTTTGAGAAGATGTGATGGTATACCTTTGTTCATCATTGCGATGGCTGGATTAATGAAACAAGAACAAGGAGAAATGGTGAAGAGAAATGCTGCGTACTGGCTTGAAAGAGTAGTTGAACTGAAACATGTTGAAGAAGCTTTGACCCTTGTCTATGATAATCTTCCTTATGAGTTGAAGCTATTGACCTTGTACATGAGTACATTTCCTTGGGGGTACAGAATTGACAAGCATCGTCTTATCAGCAAATGGAGAGCCGAAGGACTGATTGTTCTAGATATGTGGAGAGCATTTGAGGAAGTAGCAGAGGAGTGTTTTACCGAGCTCCTCGACAGGGATATCATCCGTCCGTTGGCTTGCAAATACAATTCTGAAGTAGAGACCTGCAGCCAAGTCAATTATTTTATGCTCCAATTCCTTGTGTCCAAATCAGAACAGAACTTTTTTCTCACTACCAGCCACACAGTCAACTCAACTGCTGCAGCAGCAGCAGAAGGCGACATGACTCAAATGATACAGAGGATTTTTCTCCACCGGCCTGATCAGGAGCTGCCAACTCTGTTGGGAACAATAGATTTGTCTCACACCCGTTCACTGATAGTCTCAGGTTCAGTTAACCGAATTCCTCTAGACAAGTTCATTCATTTGGCGATGTTGGATCTTGAAGGTTGGGAGAACCTAGAGGATGTTGATCTGGTGCAGATATGTAGCAGCAATTTTTTTCTGCTGAAGTATCTGAGTGTCAGGAACACACGGGTCAGTAAGCTCCCGCCTCAGATCAGTGAGCTAGGGTATCTTGAAACATTGGACATAAGTCACACACAAATTAGTGAGATCCCAATTGAGGTGTGGGGTCTACCAAAATTGTGGTCACTGGACCTAAGAGGCACGCAAGTAAGACAGCTACCACGTGATGTGGCAACATGCTTGCGACATCTGCTCGTTAGTGGTCATAAGCTGGATGAAACAATAATGGAGATACCGGACGATATTTTGTATTGGAATTTACTGGAAACATTAGCCACTATTGATATACGCAACTGGTCCTCGTGGGTTTTCAAATATCTTGCAGACCTGCGGTTCTTAGAGGTGCTTGCAGTGACATGGTCTTTTCACCAGTGCTATGACGAGGAATACCAGACTGCTTTACGATCAGTCATCCAAAGATTAGGGTGCCTCAAGTCTTTAACAATTCAGTGTGAGGTTGGTTGTTCCATGGAATTTCTGGATTCTCTTTCCGATATGCCTAACGATTTGTCTGATGGGCCTAAGGATCTGCAGAATCTCATAATAACTGCGAGATTTTTAACTGTTCCCAAATGGATCCAAGGGCTGAACCACCTTGCTTTCTTGCACATAACAGTATGCAAACTATTGCCAGATGATCTGAAGATCTTGGGGAGCTTGCACAAACTGGAGTGCCTTGTACTAGGTTTGGATTTCCTTCCGCAAGAAGCTGTAGTGATTGAAAGGGGGGCGTTCCATCAGCTTCTGAGACTCTCTGTCAGTTGCCGTATTGCATGGCTGAATTTCGGAGAGGGAGCTATGTTGAAGCTGACGGACCTTGATCTGAATCTCTCCACTGGTCCAGTGAGCGAGGGGAGTTCACCGTCAGGTATTGGGAACCTGCTGAGCCTTGAGAAAGTCACTCTACGCTACGACCCGTGGTACATCAACAGTTGCAGTGTCAAGACCACAGTCGACGCTTTGAGGAGACAAGTCGCAGAGCTCCAGTCCACTGTCAAGCTCGTGAACAATGGCGTTCAAGAGGATGTGGTAGCAATTCTCGACCCCGTAGCAGGGCCTACTGGAATTATCAGGAGTGAAACCAAAGGCAAGGCCCCGCGGCCGTGA